One Hydrogenophaga crassostreae genomic region harbors:
- a CDS encoding pyridoxal phosphate-dependent aminotransferase has translation MRITQRAQRVEPFYVMELAKAAAEMASRGAVGQREMIYLNIGEPDFTAPPLVQAAAERAIRDGRSQYTQATGLPRLREAISGWYASRFGLDIDPQRIVVTAGASAALQLACLALIEAGDEVLMPDPSYPCNRQFVQAADGRPVLVPSGPDQRFQLSAEQVEAAWKPATRGVLLASPSNPTGTSIAREELEKITRFVRGQGGVTMVDEIYLGLSFEDAYGHSALGLPDGLGNDVISINSFSKYFNMTGWRLGWLVLPPALVPVVERLAQNLFICPSTISQHAALACFEPASLVEYERRRAEFKARRDYFIPELNRLGLAVPVMPDGAFYGWADVSGLCHQWNLPAADTGQPEGGSWALAFELMKRCQLATTPGRDFGQAEPGRYLRFSYANSMAQLHEAIKRLETAL, from the coding sequence ATGCGCATCACCCAGCGCGCCCAGCGCGTCGAACCTTTCTACGTGATGGAGCTGGCCAAAGCTGCGGCCGAAATGGCCTCTCGCGGCGCTGTTGGCCAGCGCGAGATGATTTACCTCAACATCGGCGAGCCGGATTTCACCGCACCACCGCTGGTGCAGGCCGCTGCAGAGCGCGCCATTCGCGATGGCCGCAGCCAATACACCCAGGCCACCGGCCTGCCCCGCTTGCGCGAAGCCATCAGTGGCTGGTACGCCAGCCGATTTGGACTGGACATCGACCCCCAGCGCATCGTTGTCACGGCCGGCGCCTCTGCAGCCCTGCAACTGGCTTGCCTCGCCCTGATCGAAGCTGGCGACGAAGTCTTGATGCCCGATCCGAGCTACCCCTGCAACCGCCAGTTTGTGCAAGCTGCCGACGGCCGCCCGGTTCTGGTGCCCAGCGGGCCTGACCAGCGTTTCCAGTTAAGCGCAGAGCAGGTAGAAGCGGCCTGGAAGCCCGCCACCCGGGGCGTGCTGCTGGCCTCACCATCGAACCCCACGGGAACCTCCATCGCCCGCGAAGAGCTGGAGAAGATCACACGCTTCGTGCGCGGCCAGGGCGGCGTAACCATGGTGGACGAGATCTACCTCGGTTTGAGCTTTGAAGATGCCTACGGCCACAGCGCCCTCGGCCTGCCCGATGGCCTTGGCAACGACGTGATCAGCATCAACAGCTTCTCGAAGTACTTCAACATGACCGGCTGGCGTCTGGGCTGGCTGGTGCTGCCACCCGCATTGGTGCCCGTGGTTGAACGCCTGGCGCAAAACCTGTTTATCTGCCCCAGCACCATTTCACAACACGCCGCGCTGGCCTGCTTTGAACCCGCCAGCCTCGTCGAATACGAGCGCCGCCGTGCGGAGTTCAAAGCCCGTCGCGACTACTTCATTCCCGAACTCAACCGCCTGGGCCTGGCTGTTCCAGTCATGCCCGATGGCGCGTTTTATGGCTGGGCCGATGTGAGTGGGCTATGCCACCAGTGGAACCTGCCTGCCGCCGATACCGGGCAGCCCGAGGGCGGCAGCTGGGCTTTGGCGTTCGAGCTCATGAAGCGCTGTCAACTGGCCACCACGCCAGGCCGCGATTTTGGTCAGGCCGAACCAGGCCGGTATCTGCGTTTTTCCTACGCCAATTCGATGGCTCAATTGCACGAAGCGATCAAACGGCTGGAGACAGCCCTGTGA
- the nusB gene encoding transcription antitermination factor NusB produces the protein MTPDTSAPTSPAPKARKAADKSARTRSREFALQALYQFLVGRNDAGDIDAFTRDLAGFHKADSVHYDALLHGCVAQADALDALIVPKLDRPMAEVSPIERAVMWIGAYEFQHCLDVPWRVVLNECIELAKSFGGTDGHKYVNGVMHKLAEQLRPAEVAANAQQPRGARKRPEDDPA, from the coding sequence ATGACGCCCGATACCTCCGCTCCAACCAGTCCAGCCCCCAAGGCCCGCAAAGCCGCAGACAAATCCGCGCGCACCCGCTCGCGCGAGTTTGCCTTGCAAGCGCTTTACCAATTCCTCGTGGGCCGCAACGACGCGGGCGATATCGACGCCTTCACGCGCGACCTCGCCGGGTTCCACAAGGCCGACAGCGTTCACTACGACGCCCTGCTCCACGGTTGCGTGGCCCAGGCCGATGCACTCGACGCGCTCATCGTGCCCAAACTCGATCGCCCCATGGCCGAGGTGTCGCCTATCGAACGGGCGGTAATGTGGATCGGTGCCTACGAGTTTCAACACTGCCTCGACGTGCCCTGGCGCGTGGTGCTCAACGAATGCATCGAACTGGCCAAGTCGTTTGGCGGTACCGATGGCCACAAATACGTCAATGGCGTGATGCACAAACTCGCCGAGCAATTGCGCCCTGCCGAAGTTGCCGCCAACGCGCAGCAACCGCGAGGCGCCCGCAAGCGTCCAGAGGACGACCCGGCTTGA
- the ribH gene encoding 6,7-dimethyl-8-ribityllumazine synthase, whose translation MFGADKGTPNLLEGKKLSIGIVQARFNEGITDALYAACHGELLKLGVVEKHIVHVKVPGALEVPVALQAMAERDDFDALIALGCIIRGETYHFELVANESGSAVTRLALDYQVPIANAILTVENQEQAVARQEVNGREAARVAVEMAHVIENIG comes from the coding sequence ATGTTTGGAGCAGACAAAGGCACCCCCAATTTGCTCGAGGGCAAGAAGCTGTCCATCGGCATCGTTCAAGCACGCTTCAATGAGGGCATCACCGATGCGCTCTACGCGGCTTGCCACGGCGAGTTGCTCAAGCTCGGCGTTGTGGAAAAGCACATCGTTCACGTCAAGGTGCCCGGGGCACTCGAAGTGCCGGTGGCCTTGCAAGCCATGGCTGAGCGCGACGACTTCGATGCCCTCATTGCCCTGGGTTGCATCATTCGCGGTGAAACCTACCACTTTGAATTGGTGGCCAACGAGTCGGGCTCCGCCGTGACCCGACTGGCGCTGGATTACCAGGTGCCGATTGCCAACGCCATTCTCACGGTTGAAAACCAGGAGCAGGCCGTGGCCCGGCAGGAAGTCAATGGCCGCGAAGCGGCGCGCGTTGCGGTCGAGATGGCGCACGTGATCGAAAACATCGGATAA
- the ribBA gene encoding bifunctional 3,4-dihydroxy-2-butanone-4-phosphate synthase/GTP cyclohydrolase II yields the protein MTTTPATVQISPIEDIVADMRAGRMVILVDEEDRENEGDLVLAADQVTPEAINFMARYGRGLICLTLTRERCERLQLPPMVARNGDKKGTAFTVSIEAAEGVTTGISAADRSRTIEAAVAPGAVATDLVQPGHIFPLQAVEGGVLMRAGHTEAGCDLATMAGCSPASVICEIMKDDGTMARLPDLQIFAAEHGLKIGTIADLIEHRSRTESLVQKISSRTMETAFGTFTATAFRDQPSGALHFALIKGNWKPEQSVAVRVHEPLSILDALEVGRSMHSWSLENSLRHISEAGAGVAVLLNCGETADQLLTQFDGTARSAHAPARGRMDLRTYGVGAQILRECGVQKMQLMGNPRRMPSMAGYGLEITGYLTPNA from the coding sequence ATGACCACGACCCCCGCCACCGTTCAGATTTCACCCATCGAAGACATCGTCGCCGACATGCGCGCTGGCCGCATGGTCATTCTGGTCGACGAAGAAGACCGCGAAAACGAAGGCGACCTCGTGCTCGCCGCCGATCAGGTCACACCCGAAGCCATCAACTTCATGGCCCGTTACGGGCGCGGCCTGATTTGCCTCACGCTCACCCGTGAACGCTGCGAACGCTTGCAATTGCCGCCCATGGTGGCGCGCAATGGCGACAAAAAGGGCACGGCGTTCACCGTGTCCATCGAGGCCGCCGAAGGCGTGACCACCGGTATCTCGGCCGCCGATCGCTCGCGCACCATCGAAGCTGCGGTCGCCCCCGGTGCCGTCGCCACCGACCTGGTGCAGCCCGGCCACATATTCCCGCTGCAGGCCGTCGAAGGCGGTGTGCTCATGCGCGCCGGCCATACCGAAGCCGGTTGCGATCTGGCCACCATGGCCGGCTGTTCGCCCGCCTCGGTGATCTGCGAGATCATGAAAGACGATGGCACCATGGCGCGCCTGCCCGATCTGCAAATCTTCGCGGCCGAACACGGCCTGAAGATCGGCACCATCGCCGACCTGATCGAACACCGCAGCCGCACCGAATCGCTGGTTCAGAAGATCTCCAGCCGCACCATGGAAACCGCTTTCGGCACCTTCACCGCCACCGCCTTTCGCGATCAGCCAAGCGGTGCCCTGCACTTTGCCCTGATCAAAGGCAACTGGAAGCCTGAGCAGAGCGTGGCCGTGCGGGTGCACGAACCGCTGTCCATCCTCGATGCGCTCGAGGTTGGCCGCTCCATGCACAGCTGGAGTCTGGAAAACAGCCTGCGCCACATCAGCGAAGCGGGCGCTGGCGTCGCTGTGTTGCTCAATTGCGGCGAAACAGCCGACCAGTTGCTGACCCAGTTTGACGGCACCGCGCGCTCTGCCCATGCCCCTGCGCGAGGGCGCATGGACTTGCGCACCTATGGCGTGGGCGCGCAGATTTTGCGTGAGTGCGGCGTGCAAAAGATGCAGCTGATGGGCAACCCCCGCCGCATGCCCAGCATGGCCGGCTACGGCCTCGAAATCACGGGCTATCTGACGCCCAACGCCTGA
- a CDS encoding riboflavin synthase: MFTGIITGVGRIAALHDLGSSLDHGKRLTIEAPPGYLDDAGLGDSIALNGACMTVTSLDLPQHRFTIDISVESLARTSGLAETGNRINLEKALRANDRLGGHIVSGHVDGIGKVTRFAQIGESWELRVMAPAELGKFLAFKGSITINGVSLTVNRVADSAEGCEFSINLIPHTVESTALGQLKAGSRVNLEIDTVARYVERMLSTGQLNIPQASA; the protein is encoded by the coding sequence ATGTTTACCGGAATCATCACCGGCGTGGGGCGCATCGCCGCCCTCCACGACCTGGGCAGCTCTTTGGACCATGGCAAGCGACTCACGATTGAGGCGCCGCCAGGCTACCTCGACGACGCCGGCCTGGGCGACAGCATCGCGCTCAACGGCGCTTGCATGACCGTCACCTCGCTGGATCTGCCCCAGCACCGTTTCACCATCGACATTTCTGTCGAATCGCTGGCCCGCACCAGCGGGCTGGCCGAAACCGGCAACCGCATCAATCTGGAAAAAGCCCTGCGCGCCAATGATCGTCTGGGCGGCCACATCGTGTCTGGTCATGTGGATGGCATCGGCAAGGTGACCCGTTTTGCGCAAATCGGCGAGAGCTGGGAACTGCGCGTGATGGCACCGGCCGAGCTGGGCAAGTTCCTGGCCTTCAAGGGCTCGATCACCATCAACGGGGTCAGCCTCACCGTGAACCGCGTGGCCGACAGCGCCGAGGGCTGCGAATTCAGCATCAACCTCATTCCCCACACGGTTGAAAGCACGGCTTTGGGTCAGCTCAAAGCCGGCAGCCGCGTCAATCTCGAAATCGACACCGTGGCCCGCTACGTTGAGCGCATGCTCAGCACCGGCCAACTCAACATCCCACAAGCTTCCGCATGA
- the ribD gene encoding bifunctional diaminohydroxyphosphoribosylaminopyrimidine deaminase/5-amino-6-(5-phosphoribosylamino)uracil reductase RibD: MLLSNPNPRVGCVLSEASGKVIGSGHTQQAGGPHAEVMALRHARMEGFNTRGCTAFVTLEPCSHHGRTPPCCDALIEAGVARVVIATLDPNPLVAGKGVERLRATGMDVEVLPADSPEAVQARELNIGFFSRMVRGTPWVRLKSAMSLDGTTALNNGASQWITGEAARTDGHAWRARACAVLTGIGTVREDDPMLDVRLVETPRQPHLVIVDSRLETLPTARLFGKTTPQRRIFIYCAVDNAERRAALEARGAVVVHMPGTPTTTESKVDLAAMLSDLGRREVNELHVEAGHGLHGSLIREGLVDEFLVYLAPQLLGPGKGMANLAPLSQLQDGVQLAFGPVSQVGNDLRIPARVAGRDAFLRA; this comes from the coding sequence TTGCTGCTTTCGAACCCCAACCCCAGGGTGGGCTGCGTTCTGAGCGAGGCATCCGGCAAGGTCATCGGCTCAGGCCATACCCAGCAAGCTGGCGGCCCTCACGCCGAGGTCATGGCGTTGCGCCATGCCAGGATGGAAGGCTTCAACACGCGGGGCTGCACCGCGTTCGTCACGCTGGAGCCCTGCTCCCACCATGGCCGAACCCCTCCCTGTTGCGACGCGCTGATTGAAGCGGGTGTCGCCCGCGTGGTGATCGCCACGCTGGATCCCAACCCCCTCGTGGCCGGGAAAGGGGTCGAACGCCTTCGCGCGACAGGCATGGACGTCGAAGTGTTGCCTGCCGACAGCCCCGAAGCCGTGCAAGCGCGCGAGCTCAACATCGGTTTTTTCAGCCGCATGGTCCGCGGCACGCCCTGGGTTCGTCTGAAGTCCGCGATGTCGCTGGATGGCACCACCGCGCTGAACAACGGCGCAAGCCAATGGATCACTGGCGAGGCGGCCCGGACCGATGGCCATGCCTGGCGGGCGCGTGCCTGCGCGGTCTTGACGGGCATCGGCACCGTGCGCGAAGACGATCCCATGCTGGATGTGCGGTTGGTCGAGACGCCGCGCCAGCCCCATCTGGTGATCGTGGACAGCCGCCTGGAAACGCTGCCCACTGCCCGCCTGTTTGGAAAAACCACCCCGCAACGCCGCATATTCATCTACTGTGCGGTGGACAACGCCGAGCGCCGGGCGGCGCTGGAAGCACGGGGGGCGGTGGTTGTTCACATGCCTGGAACACCAACGACCACCGAGAGCAAGGTGGATCTGGCGGCCATGTTGAGCGACCTTGGGCGACGCGAGGTCAACGAACTGCATGTGGAAGCCGGCCATGGGCTGCATGGATCGCTGATTCGAGAAGGCCTGGTTGATGAGTTTCTGGTGTATCTGGCACCTCAACTGCTTGGGCCTGGCAAGGGCATGGCCAATCTGGCCCCTTTGAGCCAGCTCCAGGACGGCGTTCAACTGGCATTTGGCCCTGTGAGCCAGGTGGGCAACGACCTGCGCATACCCGCCCGCGTCGCCGGGCGGGATGCCTTCCTGCGCGCTTGA
- a CDS encoding type IV pilin protein — MKMSDKYMPIQSLRAERGFTLIELMIVVAIIGVLAALAFPSYKESVAKSRRADAQRALMEADQYMRRYFSSRDTFEGANITDAGLGVSPRLGSDGSSTPAYNIELLEAGAVVATTTAASTTTYTLRATRTGSMAEDRCGDLTVTNTGAKTISNNATGTTIADCFKAS, encoded by the coding sequence ATGAAAATGTCCGATAAATACATGCCGATTCAGAGCCTCAGGGCAGAACGAGGCTTCACCCTGATCGAGTTGATGATCGTGGTTGCGATCATTGGCGTTCTGGCTGCGCTCGCCTTCCCGTCGTACAAGGAGTCGGTGGCCAAGTCGCGACGGGCTGACGCACAACGCGCATTGATGGAAGCGGACCAATACATGCGTCGCTACTTCAGTTCGAGAGACACCTTCGAGGGAGCAAACATCACGGACGCCGGTCTTGGGGTTTCGCCCCGTCTTGGGTCCGACGGTTCGAGCACGCCCGCCTACAACATCGAGCTGCTGGAGGCCGGGGCTGTCGTCGCGACCACAACAGCCGCCTCCACGACCACCTACACCTTGCGAGCCACACGCACAGGCAGCATGGCGGAAGACCGCTGCGGTGACTTGACGGTCACGAACACCGGCGCCAAGACCATCAGCAACAACGCCACCGGTACCACCATCGCGGACTGTTTCAAGGCTTCGTGA